The proteins below come from a single Fusobacterium nucleatum genomic window:
- the cbiD gene encoding cobalt-precorrin-5B (C(1))-methyltransferase CbiD, whose amino-acid sequence MEEKELKNGYTTGTCATAAVKVALEALIYGKKANEVDITTLNYKTLKIPVQKLRVRNNFASCAIQKYAGDDPDVTDGISICAKVQLVKELPKVDRGVYYDNCVIVGGRGVGLVTKKGLQIAVGKSAINPGPQKMITSVVNEILDGSDEKAIITIYIPEGRAKALKTYNPKMGVIGGISVLGTTGIVKAMSEEALKKSMFAELKVMREDKNRDWVIFAFGNYGERHCQKIGLDTEQLIIISNFVGFMIESAVKLGFKKIIMLGHIAKAIKVAGGIFNTHSRVADGRMETMAACAFLVDEKPEIIRKILASNTIEEACDYIENKEIYHLIANRVAFKMQEYARADIEVSAAIFSFKGETIGESDNYQRMVGECGAIK is encoded by the coding sequence ATGGAAGAAAAAGAATTAAAAAATGGTTATACAACAGGAACTTGTGCAACAGCAGCAGTAAAAGTTGCTTTGGAAGCATTAATCTATGGTAAAAAAGCTAATGAAGTTGATATAACAACATTAAATTATAAAACATTAAAGATACCCGTACAAAAATTAAGAGTTAGAAATAATTTTGCAAGTTGTGCTATACAAAAATATGCAGGTGATGACCCAGATGTTACTGATGGAATAAGTATCTGTGCTAAGGTACAATTAGTAAAAGAACTTCCAAAAGTTGACAGGGGTGTATACTATGATAATTGTGTAATTGTTGGTGGTAGAGGAGTTGGACTTGTAACCAAAAAAGGTTTACAAATAGCAGTTGGAAAATCTGCTATCAATCCTGGACCTCAAAAGATGATAACTTCTGTTGTAAATGAAATTTTAGATGGCAGTGATGAAAAAGCTATAATAACAATCTACATTCCAGAGGGAAGAGCAAAGGCATTAAAAACATATAATCCTAAAATGGGAGTTATAGGTGGAATATCAGTTTTAGGGACAACTGGAATAGTTAAGGCTATGAGTGAAGAAGCATTAAAAAAATCTATGTTTGCAGAGCTTAAAGTTATGAGAGAAGATAAAAACAGAGATTGGGTTATTTTTGCCTTTGGTAACTATGGAGAAAGACATTGTCAAAAAATTGGATTAGATACTGAACAGCTTATAATTATAAGTAACTTCGTTGGTTTTATGATAGAAAGTGCTGTAAAATTAGGCTTTAAAAAAATTATAATGTTAGGACATATTGCAAAAGCTATTAAGGTAGCAGGTGGAATTTTTAATACTCACAGTAGAGTTGCAGATGGTAGAATGGAAACTATGGCAGCTTGTGCTTTTCTTGTTGATGAAAAGCCTGAAATAATTAGAAAAATTTTAGCTTCAAATACTATTGAAGAAGCCTGTGATTATATAGAAAATAAAGAAATTTATCATTTAATTGCAAATAGAGTTGCCTTTAAAATGCAAGAATATGCAAGAGCAGATATAGAAGTATCTGCTGCAATATTCTCATTTAAGGGAGAAACTATTGGAGAAAGTGATAACTATCAAAGAATGGTTGGTGAATGTGGTGCAATTAAATAA
- the cbiE gene encoding precorrin-6y C5,15-methyltransferase (decarboxylating) subunit CbiE, translated as MITIKEWLVNVVQLNKINVVGLGPGNIKYLSTAGIDCIKEAEIIIGSTRQLSDLKTIISEKQEIYILGKLNELITYLKENVERKITIIVSGDTGYYSLVPYLSKYLSKDILNIIPNISSYQYLFSKLGENWQNFRLASVHGREFNYIKNINDEDIAGLVLLTDDIQNPYEITKKLYTNGIRNLIIIVGENLSYDNEKITILGIENYEKLNRKFDMNVLILKKGENYGKK; from the coding sequence GTGATAACTATCAAAGAATGGTTGGTGAATGTGGTGCAATTAAATAAAATAAATGTAGTAGGCTTAGGACCTGGGAATATAAAATATCTTTCTACTGCTGGAATTGATTGTATAAAAGAAGCTGAAATTATAATTGGAAGTACAAGACAACTTTCAGACTTAAAAACTATTATTTCAGAAAAACAAGAAATATATATTTTGGGGAAATTAAATGAACTCATAACTTATCTGAAAGAAAATGTAGAAAGAAAAATAACAATTATAGTTTCAGGAGATACAGGATATTATAGTTTAGTCCCTTATTTATCAAAATATTTATCTAAGGATATTTTAAATATTATTCCTAATATTTCATCTTATCAATATTTATTTTCAAAATTAGGAGAAAATTGGCAAAATTTTAGATTAGCAAGTGTACATGGTAGGGAATTTAACTATATTAAAAATATAAATGATGAAGATATTGCTGGTTTAGTCTTACTTACAGATGATATTCAAAATCCTTATGAAATAACAAAAAAATTATACACTAATGGAATTAGAAATTTAATTATTATAGTTGGAGAGAATCTATCCTATGATAATGAAAAAATAACTATATTAGGAATAGAAAATTATGAAAAATTAAATAGAAAATTTGATATGAATGTTTTAATTTTAAAGAAAGGGGAAAACTATGGGAAAAAATAA